The uncultured Fibrobacter sp. genome contains a region encoding:
- a CDS encoding aspartoacylase, translating to MSLINTIVVAGGTHGNERTGVRLVQKWMEHPECYNSLCSAKVDLVLANPEAVRLNRRYRDHDLNRAFSQTCLDVTVDSRLYEFRRAKELNALYGPKGANTKTDLILDVHNTGSNMGYCLILSTRDPFTMRASAVLTQEFKDAWIYYQPEERSASPYFGTVAKADVCIEIGPQQHGTLDAAIFEETERLVKRYLELAEEWNRGELQKRPPIKVDVYTQFKDLGYPKPQGGGPIQAMIHPELMGRDYRELKDGDKLFRTFDGEDILYHGESPVYPIFISEPAYYEKDIAMSLTKKTVEEW from the coding sequence ATGAGTTTGATAAATACCATAGTCGTTGCAGGTGGTACCCACGGTAACGAACGGACTGGCGTTCGCCTTGTCCAGAAATGGATGGAACACCCGGAGTGTTATAATTCGCTCTGTAGCGCCAAGGTAGATTTGGTGCTTGCAAACCCCGAAGCGGTGCGCCTGAATCGCCGCTATCGCGATCATGACTTGAATCGCGCTTTTTCGCAGACTTGTTTGGATGTGACGGTTGATTCGCGCCTGTACGAATTCCGCCGCGCGAAGGAACTGAATGCTTTGTATGGCCCGAAGGGTGCAAACACCAAGACGGATTTGATTCTGGATGTGCACAACACGGGCTCGAATATGGGCTATTGCCTGATTCTGTCGACGCGTGATCCGTTTACGATGCGCGCCTCGGCGGTGTTGACGCAGGAATTCAAGGATGCGTGGATTTATTACCAGCCTGAAGAACGCAGTGCTTCACCGTATTTTGGAACGGTTGCGAAAGCGGATGTTTGCATTGAGATTGGACCGCAGCAGCACGGGACGCTGGATGCCGCGATTTTCGAGGAAACGGAACGCCTGGTGAAGCGTTACCTGGAATTGGCCGAGGAATGGAACCGCGGCGAATTGCAGAAACGCCCGCCGATAAAGGTGGATGTATACACGCAGTTCAAGGATTTGGGCTACCCGAAGCCGCAAGGTGGAGGCCCGATTCAGGCGATGATTCATCCGGAATTGATGGGTCGTGACTATCGCGAACTCAAGGATGGCGACAAGTTGTTCCGCACATTCGACGGCGAAGATATTTTGTACCATGGCGAAAGCCCGGTGTATCCGATTTTCATTAGCGAGCCTGCGTACTACGAAAAGGATATCGCGATGAGCCTCACCAAGAAAACAGTGGAGGAGTGGTAA
- the speA gene encoding biosynthetic arginine decarboxylase: MKKWRIDDSRDLYNVKGWGVNYFDINEKGHATVHPLKDGGPDIDLYELVQELSLRDVSTPMLLRFPDILDSRIEKINECFNKSRKEYGFNGSYYSIFPIKVNQQRAVLEEIVSHGKKYNIGLEAGSKPELHAVLANMDNPDSLIICNGYKDEDFIELALLAQKMGKKIFIVVEKMNELHLVVELSRRIGVRPNIGIRIKLASSGSGKWEESGGYHSKFGLNSSELLEALDYIKQEKMEDCMKLIHFHLGSQITNIRHIKSGLREVSQFYVQIKKMGMGLEFVDVGGGLGVDYDGTRSSNASSVNYSIQEYANDVVYAMFEACENGGVAHPNIIAESGRALAAHHSILVFNVLETAGQAFFDENIHEINDDAPDALKDLYGIYKGLTPKNLLESWHDAIQLNDDVLNGFKVGDYDLPTRAMCERLFWSIVRKVDLLAKDLRHPPYELSELPRLLAQKYFCNFSLFQSLPDSWGVDQVFPLMPIQRLNEEPTVETTLQDVTCDSDGKIDMFVRGGDVSRTLPLHELKNGEPYYIAVYLVGAYQEILGDLHNLFGDTNAVHIVCNDKGGYEIDKVIDGESVEDVLDYVNFSDKALVRTMENWVSRSVKEGKISLQEGKEFLNIYRGGLYGYTYLE, encoded by the coding sequence ATGAAAAAATGGCGCATTGACGATTCCCGCGACCTTTACAACGTAAAAGGTTGGGGCGTAAATTACTTTGACATCAACGAGAAGGGTCACGCCACGGTGCACCCGCTCAAGGATGGCGGCCCGGACATTGACCTGTACGAACTTGTGCAGGAACTTTCGCTCCGCGATGTTTCTACCCCGATGCTGCTTCGTTTCCCGGACATCCTGGACAGCCGCATCGAAAAGATCAACGAATGCTTTAACAAGTCCCGCAAGGAATACGGTTTCAACGGGAGCTACTACAGCATTTTCCCGATCAAGGTGAACCAACAGCGCGCGGTCTTGGAAGAAATCGTCAGCCACGGTAAAAAGTACAATATCGGTCTCGAAGCCGGTTCCAAGCCGGAACTCCACGCCGTGCTTGCGAACATGGACAATCCGGATTCGTTGATTATCTGCAACGGCTACAAGGACGAAGACTTTATCGAACTCGCTCTCCTTGCACAGAAGATGGGCAAGAAGATTTTCATCGTCGTTGAAAAGATGAACGAGCTCCACCTTGTGGTGGAACTTTCCCGTCGAATCGGCGTGCGTCCGAACATCGGTATTCGCATCAAACTCGCCAGCTCCGGTAGCGGCAAGTGGGAAGAATCCGGTGGATACCACAGCAAGTTCGGTCTCAACAGTTCTGAATTGTTGGAAGCTCTCGACTATATCAAGCAAGAGAAGATGGAAGACTGCATGAAGCTCATCCACTTCCACTTGGGCAGCCAGATTACCAACATTCGCCACATCAAGAGCGGTCTTCGTGAAGTTTCGCAGTTCTACGTGCAAATCAAGAAGATGGGCATGGGCCTTGAATTCGTGGACGTTGGCGGCGGTCTCGGCGTGGATTACGACGGCACCCGCAGCTCTAACGCCAGCTCGGTGAACTACTCCATTCAGGAATACGCGAACGACGTGGTGTACGCCATGTTCGAAGCCTGCGAAAATGGCGGCGTCGCGCATCCGAACATCATCGCGGAATCCGGTCGTGCACTTGCAGCACACCATTCCATTCTGGTGTTCAACGTTCTTGAAACAGCCGGCCAGGCATTCTTCGACGAGAACATTCACGAAATCAACGATGACGCTCCTGACGCACTGAAGGACCTTTACGGCATTTACAAGGGACTCACTCCCAAGAACCTGCTCGAAAGCTGGCACGACGCCATTCAGCTGAACGACGACGTGCTCAACGGTTTCAAGGTCGGCGATTACGACTTGCCCACCCGCGCCATGTGCGAACGCCTGTTCTGGAGCATTGTGCGCAAAGTGGACTTGCTCGCCAAGGACTTGCGCCATCCGCCTTATGAACTCAGCGAACTTCCGCGCCTGTTGGCCCAGAAGTATTTCTGCAACTTCAGTTTGTTCCAGAGCCTGCCGGACAGCTGGGGCGTAGACCAAGTCTTCCCGCTCATGCCGATCCAGCGTTTGAACGAAGAACCGACTGTAGAAACGACTCTGCAGGATGTCACTTGCGACTCCGACGGTAAAATCGACATGTTCGTACGCGGTGGCGACGTAAGCCGCACACTCCCGCTGCATGAGCTCAAGAACGGCGAACCGTACTATATCGCAGTTTACCTCGTGGGCGCCTACCAGGAAATCCTCGGAGACCTTCACAACCTCTTTGGCGACACCAACGCAGTCCACATTGTTTGCAACGACAAGGGCGGCTACGAAATCGACAAGGTGATTGACGGTGAATCCGTGGAAGACGTGCTTGACTACGTGAACTTCAGCGACAAGGCTCTTGTACGCACCATGGAAAACTGGGTATCCCGCTCCGTGAAGGAAGGAAAGATCAGCCTGCAAGAAGGTAAGGAATTCCTGAACATCTACCGTGGCGGCCTGTACGGTTACACATACCTAGAGTAG
- a CDS encoding HAD-IIA family hydrolase: protein MERLETEIYLRYKQIIESQGVGTSVCAGSESPAPQRVRMEDLLDRYDAFCFDGYGTLYNRGSFVYEGALDWYTMLRAAGKQMRLITNAASDVDEVLAADAGKRGFAFSEAETVSSGSLLKDLCVELRSRRIGSSFAARRDMHEVYYIGRETGKHVLESCGIKAVAPAAEPVEPIVAISSAKDTPETYEQAVKILKRSGAILLVLNSDAWAPKIPGDDGVTVREPVSGALSERLRRDSMCEANGGAGCETFYLGKPFPAIWEKVKRSLPEGSRVLMVGDTLGTDVLGARIAGFDSALVVGRNVPADELEADEKVLGIRPDYYL from the coding sequence ATGGAAAGATTAGAAACAGAAATCTACCTGCGGTATAAGCAAATCATTGAATCGCAGGGTGTGGGAACGAGTGTGTGCGCGGGGAGCGAGTCGCCTGCGCCGCAGCGTGTGCGTATGGAAGATTTGCTGGACCGTTACGATGCTTTTTGCTTTGACGGTTACGGCACACTTTATAACCGCGGGAGCTTTGTGTACGAGGGCGCGCTGGATTGGTATACAATGCTGCGCGCCGCGGGAAAGCAGATGCGTTTGATTACGAATGCCGCGTCTGATGTAGATGAGGTCTTGGCGGCGGATGCGGGAAAGCGAGGCTTCGCGTTTAGCGAGGCCGAAACGGTTTCTTCGGGAAGTTTGCTGAAGGATTTGTGCGTAGAATTACGCAGTCGCCGGATTGGGTCTTCTTTTGCTGCGCGCCGAGATATGCACGAGGTTTATTACATCGGGCGCGAAACAGGCAAGCATGTGCTTGAAAGTTGCGGTATTAAAGCGGTGGCTCCGGCTGCAGAACCTGTGGAACCGATTGTGGCCATTTCTTCGGCGAAGGATACGCCTGAAACTTATGAGCAGGCGGTGAAGATTTTGAAGCGCTCTGGCGCAATCCTCCTGGTACTGAATTCCGATGCGTGGGCGCCGAAGATTCCGGGGGACGATGGCGTGACGGTGCGCGAGCCTGTTTCGGGAGCGCTTAGCGAAAGGTTGCGCCGCGATTCCATGTGCGAGGCGAATGGTGGCGCTGGCTGCGAGACTTTTTATTTGGGCAAGCCTTTCCCGGCGATTTGGGAGAAGGTCAAGCGGAGTTTGCCAGAAGGGTCTCGCGTGCTGATGGTGGGCGATACCTTGGGTACGGATGTGCTGGGTGCGCGTATTGCGGGCTTTGATTCTGCCCTTGTGGTGGGCAGGAATGTGCCGGCTGATGAACTTGAGGCGGATGAAAAGGTCTTGGGAATTAGGCCGGATTATTACTTGTAG
- the nudC gene encoding NAD(+) diphosphatase, with amino-acid sequence MIHEIAPHIFNNEFKVVDPKVTDFVIRYNGSKTLLKKSGEGYVIPQVGELLALEGKTLADFEGHYLFSIDDTAFFLDDSKATVEAEAPAGYEYMGNRTFRGMNPVERMGGATAAHIAHWESLNKFCGRCGNVTIRGDHERSIICPKCGNVVYPRISPVVIVAVRNGDKLLMAHNIDNPNPRLFLISGFVEVGESLEQAVHREVMEEAGLRVKNVRYFSSQPWAFSDSLIAGFTAELDGNDTIHMQKEELSEALWVKREDIPEYETDVSISCCLIENFRRGFTINP; translated from the coding sequence ATGATTCACGAAATCGCACCACATATTTTTAATAATGAATTCAAAGTCGTTGACCCCAAGGTCACCGACTTTGTCATTCGTTACAATGGATCCAAGACGCTCCTCAAAAAGAGTGGCGAAGGCTATGTCATTCCGCAAGTAGGCGAACTCCTTGCGCTTGAAGGCAAAACACTCGCCGACTTCGAAGGCCATTACCTTTTTAGCATCGACGACACAGCCTTCTTCTTAGACGACAGCAAGGCAACCGTCGAAGCAGAAGCTCCTGCCGGCTACGAATACATGGGCAACCGCACCTTCCGCGGTATGAATCCCGTAGAACGAATGGGAGGCGCCACCGCCGCTCACATCGCTCATTGGGAATCGCTGAACAAGTTCTGCGGGCGTTGCGGAAACGTGACCATTCGCGGTGACCACGAGCGATCCATCATTTGTCCCAAGTGCGGCAATGTCGTTTACCCGAGAATTTCGCCTGTCGTGATCGTGGCCGTGCGTAACGGCGACAAGCTCCTGATGGCACACAACATCGACAATCCGAACCCGAGACTCTTCTTGATTTCTGGATTTGTCGAAGTCGGTGAAAGCTTGGAACAGGCCGTACACCGCGAAGTCATGGAAGAAGCGGGTCTCCGCGTGAAAAACGTCCGCTATTTCAGTTCGCAGCCGTGGGCTTTCAGCGACTCCCTCATTGCAGGCTTTACCGCCGAACTCGATGGCAACGATACCATCCACATGCAAAAGGAAGAACTTTCCGAAGCCCTGTGGGTCAAGCGCGAAGACATTCCCGAATACGAAACCGATGTCAGCATCAGCTGCTGCCTTATCGAGAACTTCCGCCGCGGCTTTACGATTAATCCTTAA